A single Lactuca sativa cultivar Salinas chromosome 8, Lsat_Salinas_v11, whole genome shotgun sequence DNA region contains:
- the LOC111902467 gene encoding ubiquinone biosynthesis O-methyltransferase, mitochondrial, which yields MFSRSLYRLRNLSRHNGRSFYNSSSYFKHSALITAFQPLLHNKPYATTTQHAASTSSLNQTELAKFAAIAESWWDAEGPFKPLHVMNPTRLAFIRSTLCRHFGKDPFSVRPFEGLKFVDVGCGGGILSEPLARMGASVTGIDAVDKNIKIARLHADLDPVASSIEYQCTTAENLVEEQKKFDAVIALEVIEHVADPAEFCKSLSALTVSNGATVISTINRSMRAYATAIVAAEYILHWLPKGTHEWSSFLTPEELVMTLQRASISVEEMAGFAYNPLTGQWSLSDDVGVNFIAFGIKNSE from the exons ATGTTTTCAAGGAGTCTATACCGATTAAGAAACTTATCCCGACACAATGGTCGTTCCTTCTATAATTCAAGTAGTTATTTCAAACATTCAGCTCTTATTACAGCTTTCCAGCCCCTTCTTCACAACAAACCTTATGCAACCACTACTCAGCATGCAGCTTCTACTTCTTCTTTGAACCAAACTGAACTAGCTAAATTTGCTGCTATAGCTGAAAGTTG GTGGGATGCTGAAGGGCCTTTTAAGCCATTGCATGTCATGAATCCTACAAGGCTAGCTTTTATTCGGTCAACACTTTGCAGACATTTTGG AAAGGATCCATTTTCTGTGAGGCCATTTGAAGGACTAAAATTTGTAGATGTTGGTTGTGGAGGAGGTATTTTATCTGAG CCTTTGGCTCGTATGGGAGCTTCAGTCACTGGAATCGATGCTGTGGATAAGAATATCAAGATTGCACGTCTTCATGCG GATTTGGATCCTGTGGCTTCCTCAATTGAATATCAGTGCACAACTGCAG AAAATTTGGTTGAAGAACAAAAGAAGTTTGATGCTGTTATTGCTCTAGAG GTGATCGAGCATGTAGCAGATCCTGCTGAGTTTTGCAAATCCTTGTCAGCATTAACAGTGTCTAATGGAGCTACTGTTATCTCAACAATAAACCGTTCTATGAGAGCATATGCAACTGCAATTGTTGCAGCAGAATATATCCTGCATTGG ctTCCAAAGGGTACACATGAGTGGTCAAGTTTTTTAACTCCTGAAGAACTTGTAATGACATTGCAACGTGCTTCAATTTCT GTTGAAGAGATGGCTGGTTTTGCGTACAATCCTTTGACTGGTCAATGGTCTCTTAGTGATGACGTGGGTGTCAATTTCATTGCTTTTGGGATTAAAAACAGCGAGTAA
- the LOC111902476 gene encoding uncharacterized protein LOC111902476, translating into MSVVKENKGGVFFVYGYGGTGKTFLWKTISAAIRSDGNIVLNVASSGIASLLLLGGRTAHSRFILPFELTEDSFCKINPDGELASLIRKSSLIIWDEAPMIHKHAFEALDRTLKDVLRCGNSSISNIPFGGKVIVFGGDFRQIIPVVPGGSRQNIVNASLSSSYLWQHCKVYRLTKNMRLSVGKDQANIEKIKDLAIWLLDIGEGKLGGPNDGKTIIDILDDILINAPDDPIGSLIEFVYPLILEKYSNTNYFQERAILAPKNEVVQEINDRLLKKFPGDEVEYLSSDSICESEFVHDQFDANLYSPGVLNGLKVFGLPNHKLVLKIGVPVMLLRNIDKKNGLCNDTRLQVISLGKRVIEARIITGTNIGNRTFIPRMFLTPSEKKIFIQIHKKTVSFGGMFCNDY; encoded by the coding sequence ATGAGTGTTGTTAAAGAAAATAAAGGAGGTGTTTTCTTCGTTTATGGTTATGGTGGAACGGGTAAAACTTTTCTGTGGAAGACAATATCTGCAGCAATTAGATCTGACGGTAACATTGTTTTAAATGTTGCTTCAAGCGGTATTGCTTCATTATTATTGCTCGGTGGTAGAACAGCACACTCTCGATTTATACTTCCATTTGAACTTACAGAAGAttctttttgtaaaataaatCCAGATGGTGAGTTGGCTAGCTTAATAAGAAAAAGCTCTTTGATAATTTGGGATGAAGCACCTATGATCCATAAGCATGCATTTGAAGCTTTAGATCGAACATTGAAAGATGTGTTAAGGTGTGGAAATTCTAGCATCTCAAATATTCCTTTTGGAGGGAAAGTTATTGTCTTTGGAGGAGATTTCAGACAGATTATACCTGTAGTTCCGGGTGGCAGTAGACAAAACATTGTTAATGCTTCTTTGAGTTCCTCATATTTATGGCAACATTGCAAAGTGTATAGATTAACAAAAAATATGAGACTCAGTGTTGGAAAGGATCAAGCTaatatagaaaaaataaaagaTCTTGCAATTTGGTTATTGGATATAGGAGAAGGCAAACTCGGTGGTCCGAACGACGGCAAAACGATTATCGATATTCTGGATGATATTCTCATTAATGCTCCAGATGATCCTATAGGTTCATTAATTGAGTTTGTATATCCTTTAATTTTGGAGAAGTATAGCAATACAAATTATTTCCAAGAAAGAGCGATACTTGCTCCAAAGAATGAAGTTGTTCAAGAAATAAACGACCGTTTGCTTAAGAAGTTCCCAGGAGATGAGGTTGAATATTTAAGTTCAGATAGCATATGTGAGTCCGAATTTGTCCATGATCAGTTTGATGCAAATTTATACTCTCCTGGTGTATTAAATGGTCTCAAAGTATTCGGTCTACCAAATCAtaagttagttttaaaaattggtGTTCCAGTAATGTTACTGAGAAATATTGATAAGAAAAACGGCTTATGTAATGACACAAGACTACAGGTGATATCATTGGGCAAACGTGTTATCGAGGCGCGTATAATAACTGGAACTAATATTGGAAACCGAACTTTTATTCCAAGAATGTTTTTAACTCCATCAGAAAAAAAAATTTTCATTCAAATTCACAAGAAGACAGTTTCCTTTGGCGGTATGTTTTGCAATGACTATTAA
- the LOC111902468 gene encoding pentatricopeptide repeat-containing protein At1g52640, mitochondrial has product MAIRSLSRRTKTIYRLFTGTTPSPTPNLRFISPPPSSLHHLFPAFSSQSLLSSASPTISSSSTELINDISRILSDYRSPRHDIVSALTPFADAITTDLVEQVLKRCNNLGVSAHRFFLWAKNLPGFVHSKDSYHILIDILGRSKQFPLVWDFLGEIKQSQSCEITSVIFWMIFSAYCKANLPSDAIRAFNNMVDYGIQPSINDLDQLLYVLCKRKHVREAQSFFDKIKHEFNPTVKTYSILVRGWGYIGEASEAQKVFDEMLVRGCSVDVHAYNSILESLCKGGNVDEAHKLFRDMRSKGLEPDAFTYSIFIHAACDANDIHSAFRVLDRMKRYNLIPNVFTYNSIINKLCKSDKIEEAYQLLDEMLERKVKPDVWSYNAILSFHCNRLEVNMATKLVSRMDTDSCEPDRHTYNMLLKMLIRVGRFDRVTSLWEKMEKNGFHPSASTYAVMIHGFCRKKGMVEEACRYFEMMVDEGIPPYSSTCEVLRNKIIGLGFAEKVEILAEKMERSSSCSIQDLSDIMRGNMKNIKSKKEENSSEESDY; this is encoded by the coding sequence ATGGCTATTAGATCACTCTCCAGGCGAACCAAAACCATATACCGGCTATTCACCGGAACTACACCTTCTCCGACGCCCAATCTCCGATTCATCTCACCTCCACCCTCCTCCCTTCACCACCTGTTCCCAGCATTCTCCTCTCAATCTCTCCTCTCTTCCGCCTCACCTACCATTTCCTCCTCTTCAACAGAACTCATCAACGACATATCTCGCATCCTCAGTGACTACCGGAGCCCCCGTCACGACATCGTTTCAGCCCTCACTCCCTTTGCCGATGCGATAACCACCGACTTGGTCGAACAAGTACTCAAACGTTGCAACAATCTTGGTGTTTCTGCTCACAGGTTCttcctttgggctaaaaacttgCCTGGTTTTGTACATAGTAAAGATAGCTATCACATTCTCATTGATATTTTAGGTAGAAGCAAACAGTTTCCATTGGTTTGGGATTTCCTCGGAGAAATTAAACAATCTCAATCTTGTGAAATCACTTCTGTAATCTTCTGGATGATTTTTAGTGCTTATTGTAAAGCTAATTTGCCTTCCGACGCCATTAGAGCTTTTAACAACATGGTCGATTACGGGATACAACCGAGTATCAATGATCTGGACCAGCTTTTGTATGTGCTTTGCAAGAGGAAGCATGTGAGGGAAGCTCAATCGTTCTTCGATAAAATCAAGCATGAGTTTAATCCCACCGTGAAAACCTACAGTATTCTGGTTCGAGGTTGGGGCTACATCGGAGAAGCAAGTGAAGCACAGaaggtgttcgatgaaatgcttgTGAGAGGATGCTCTGTAGATGTACATGCTTACAATAGTATTCTGGAGTCCTTATGTAAAGGAGGAAACGTCGATGAAGCTCACAAGCTATTCCGAGATATGAGATCTAAAGGACTCGAACCAGATGCTTTCACTTACTCCATTTTCATCCATGCTGCTTGTGATGCAAACGACATCCATTCAGCCTTTCGAGTTCTTGACAGGATGAAAAGGTACAATCTCATCCCTAACGTCTTCACATACAACTCCATCATCAATAAACTCTGTAAATCCGATAAAATCGAAGAAGCATACCAACTGTTAGATGAAATGCTCGAGAGAAAAGTTAAACCAGATGTGTGGAGTTACAATGCGATCTTATCATTCCATTGCAATCGATTAGAAGTAAACATGGCTACTAAATTGGTATCACGAATGGATACAGATTCATGTGAACCAGATCGACATACCTATAATATGTTGCTTAAAATGTTGATTAGGGTAGGGAGGTTTGATAGGGTCACGAGTTTATGGGAGAAAATGGAGAAAAATGGTTTTCATCCTTCTGCTTCAACGTATGCTGTTATGATTCATGGTTTTTGTAGGAAGAAAGGGATGGTTGAAGAGGCGTGCAGATATTTTGAAATGATGGTTGATGAGGGGATACCACCATATTCTTCTACTTGtgaggttttgaggaacaaaatTATAGGATTAGGGTTTGCAGAGAAAGTGGAGATACTTGCAGAGAAGATGGAAAGAAGTAGTTCTTGTTCGATACAAGATCTTTCTGATATTATGAGAGGTAATATGaagaatataaagtcaaaaaaggAAGAAAATAGCTCAGAAGAGAGCGATTATTGA